A region of the Stieleria neptunia genome:
AACCGACTACGCCTATGACCTGCAAGGTAGAGTCGCCGACCACTCCGTGGTCGATGCGTCAACTGGCAACTCTATCACGACGGATTACGACTACGACGCCCTCGGCCGTCTGGACACCCAACGGACACCGACCAATCGGGCAACACCCTCGCTGAATACGACTACGACGTCCGCGCCGACGGCAAACGAACCAAACTCACCAAGCGTTTCGCCTTCGACCACGACAACGATCCGCAGACCGCTCCGGTCCTCTCTGATCCAACCACTTACGATTGGACCTACGACGCCGTTGGTCGTCTGACCGATGAAGTCATCGACCACTGGGACGACACGCTCGACCAGACCGAAAGCTTCACTTACGACCTCACCGGCAACCGCGACCAAGAAACGACCGAAGCGACGAAAACGCAGGCAAGCTGCTACGGCTGATCGTCCGGAGACGACGGAGAAGCAGCCCGACCTGAAGATTGAAGGGCTCAAGTACTTTGAGATGCTTCAGCCATTGTTGGAGCATCTGCACGACGAGCAGTGCGAGCGTGACACAGCCGACAATCGCAAGTTGCACTACGATCAATACTGCATGCTTGTGTTGCTGTACGTTCTAAATCCGACCGTGTCGAGCTTGCGAGCGCTCACGCAGGCGAGCGAACTGGCAAAGGTGCAAAAGCGGCTCGGCTCGTCAAAGACCTCGCTGGGATCGTTCTCTGAAGCGAGTCGCGGAAGCGAAAGCTGCCAAGTCGGAGTCTGCAAAAAATCTCTAACAAGCGATACGGGGAGTCGTTTTAGAATGATTCACCCGGCGTCGATGCTGCGCGCTCGGTAAGATGCGTGCTGTTTGGCGATCCACTGCATCGCCGTATAGCATCGCCCCTTCCTTCTAAGCGTCTGACCCCGCCGTTTCATGCAACAGAGCAAACGCCGGGCCGAACACTATTGCTCCCTTCCCCTTTTCTAGTCAAGAATCGGCAAAAGCCTAGACACCAACACGTCTGCCGGTGCTGTGGGGATTCACAGCATCTCGTGAGGCAGAAACTTCACCATCCGACTCGGCACGACAAAGAGGTGCGCTCCATTTGGCTCGATCGGTTCGTGCGATCCGTCGTGAATCTTGCCAAGATTTCTTGAGAAGTGTCGAGGGACGCGGCAGACGTGATGATGATCGAATAGGATGGTTCGGCTCGTTGTTTCAACATCTTCCGGTTGCCGCCCCATGTCATCACATCATCTGCTTTGCCGAACCGCTCGCCTCGCGCTGCTAGCCACGGCAACTTTGCTGACGCCGATCCTGTCTCCGGCGCTCCTAATGGCCGAGTCGACGAATCGTCCCAACATCGTCTACATCATGGCCGACGACCTGGGCTGGTCGGACGTCGGTTACAACGGCGCAACATTCTATGAAACGCCAAACATCGACGCGCTGTGTGCATCCGGCATGGAGTTCACGTCCGCGTACCCCGGGGCGGCCAATTGCATGCCCTCACGCGCCTGCATCATGTCCGGCATGTACGTGTCTCGCACCCAGATGTGGACGCCGGGGATGAGGGCCAAGGGAGACTCCTCGAAGATGAAGTTCCTGGTTCCACGCAACAAGGACAAGAAGGGCGATGGCGTGTTTCCGTCCAAGGGCGCCCTTCCGCCGAGCGTGGTTTCGATCGTGGAAGTACTGCATGACGCCGGTTACAAAACCGCCCATTTCGGCAAATGGCACCTCGGTCCCGATGGCCAGGGTTTCGATGTCAACGACACCAATGGGTTGGGCGCCGGGCTTGGCCAAAAGTTCTACGGCAACATCGACGTCGCCGAAAACCTGACCAATGCGGCCTGCGAGTTCATCGACCAGAATCGCTCGAATCCGTTCTTCATTTACCTTTGCCATTGGGACGTGCATTCGCCGATACGGGCCCGTAAAGAGGTTGTCGCAAAGTACGAAAAGAAACTGGAAAGTCGCGATTGGGATCGCAAGTGGAATCCGACCTATGCGGCGATGATCGAAGCGGTCGACACCAGCGTCGGCCGCATCCGCGAGAAGCTCCAACAACAGGGTTTGGCGGAGAACACACTGTTCATGTTCACGTCCGACAATGGCGGTGCTTCCGGGGTCACCTGGTGTGAACCGCTCAAGGGGGCCAAGGGCGCCTTTTACGAAGGCGGCATCCGCGTTCCGGCTTGCGTCAGTTGGCCCGGCGTGGTCGAACCGGGCAGTACGTGCGACACGCCGATCACGGGGGTCGATTTGATGCCGACGTTCGCGGATCTGGCCGGTGCGACGCTGCCCACCACCCAGGTCGTCGATGGCAAATCCTGGCTGCCACTCTTGTCGGGGCAATCCCTTCCCGAACGCAACATTTTCTGGCACTATCCGCTGTACCTGTCCGGTGCCGGATACAATCAGGTCATTCCGGTCTTCGGAACGGAGCAAATGGTTTGGCGGGCGACGCCATGCAGCGTGATCCGTCGTGGAAACTGGAAATTGATCCAGTTCTTCGAGGACGACTCGGTCCAGCTTTTTAATCTTCGTTCCGATCTCGGCGAGCAACACGACCTTTCCAAATCCAATCCCGAAAAAGCGGCCCAGATGCTGGAGCACCTTCGGCAATGGCAGTCAGACACCCAGGCGGTTATCCCGACCAAGCTGAATCCCGATTTCGGCAAATCCAGCGGCGGTCGACGCTCGGCCCCCAACAAGAACCGGTAGTCGCCGATTCCACTTCCGATCGATCCACATTCGAAACGTACACTTTTCAATCAACTCATTGGAGCGACATCACAGATGAAAGCTTGGATCTTATCACTCGTCACTTTGCTCGCCGTCTCACCGACGATGGCCGAACCGCTGGTCTATGAAGGAACCGAAGGGATCGGCAAGGGCAAACACATTGTGTTCATCGCCAATGACCACGAGTATCGTTCGGAGCAGACGTGTCCGGCGCTGGCAAAGATGCTGGCCAAACATCATGGCTTCCGCTGCACCGTCCTGTTCGGCGTGGATGAGCAAGGTTCGATCAAGCCGGGGGCTCGATTGGTGCCCGGGATGGAAGTCCTCAAGGACGCCGACATGCTGTTCTTCTTCACCCGTTTTATGAATCTGCCCGATCAACAAGCCGATCTGTTGGTCGATTATTTCGAACGCGGCGGCCCGGTCGTCGGCGTGCGAACCTCGACGCACTGCTTCAACGGCCAAAAAGGAAAATGGGCCAAGCTGAACTACAACTACTCCGGCGATGACTACCACGGCGGACTCGGCGAACAGGTTTTTGGCAACACCTGGGAAAAGGAACGCGGCCAAAGCCACTATGGGACGAACCATCAAATGGGCAGCCGAATCACGCCGGTCGCCGGCGCCGAGGCCCATCCCATCCTCCGCGGCGTCGAGCAGATTCACGCCTACTCCGGTGCCTACAAATCGCACCCGCCGGCCGATGCCGCCGAGTTGCTGGAAGTCCAGGTGCTCAACACGTTTGGCCCCAGCGATGACATCAACACCGAGAAACCGTTGGTCAACGCGGGTTGGGCACGCGACTCCTACGTCGCCCCCTCCGGGAAGAAGCAGAACGCGCGGGTCGTCTACGCCTCGTTCGGCGCCTCCGAAGACCTGCTCAGCGAAGACGGGCGTCGGTTTCTCGTCAACGCGTGCTTGTGGGCGTGCGGCATGGAGGACACGATCAAACCGAACCTGGACGTCAGCCTCGTCGGTGATTACGCCCCCACCCCGTATTCCAACGGCGCGTTTTATTACGAAGGTGTCAAACCGTCGGATCTGACCGGTTGGGACTCGCGCGTCATGCCCGCTGCGGCCCCGTTGGCGGGAGTGGACGACGCAAAGAACGTTCGCCGGCGAAGGGGCGCGCTGGCCAACCGGCCTGAATTGAAGGCGCAACTGGCCGAAAAATACCCGAGTCTTTATGGGCCCGACGCGGATCTGCCGGTGACACCACCGCGAACCAAAACGAAGTAGCACCGTGAAACGCTTCAAGACCGTGGATGAATTCATTGCCGGATCTGAAAGCTGGCAGGATGAATTGAAACGACTTCGCGAGATCTTACGGTCGACGGAACTCGACGAGACGGTGAAGTGGGGCGCGCCCTGTTATACCTACGAGGGCAAGAACCTGGTCGGAATCGGTGCGTTCCAATCCTATTTCGGGTTATGGTTCTTCCAGGGAGGCTTGTTGTCCGACCCCGAGGGCGTTTTGATCAACGCCCAAGACGGTAAAACAAAAGCCATGCGTCAGTGGCGTTTGACGTCGATGAAAGAGATCAAACCCCGCACGATCAAAGCCTACGTCAAGGAAGCGACCCAATTGCAGATTGAGGGACACGAGATCAAGCCCGTGCGTGGAAAGCCCGTGACGATCCCGCCGGAGTTGAAGGCGGCGTTGGCCCGAAACAAGACGGCCAGGACCGCCTTTGACCAGCTCACCCCAGGCAAGCAACGTGAATACGCCGACTACATCGCCGATGCCAAACGCGACACGACGAAAGCATCACGCCTCGAAAAAATCCTTCCGATGATCGCCCAAGGAAAGGGGCTGAATGACAAGTATCGTTGAATCGCGACAGACGCCAGGACTCGATTCCGCGGGCGTCGCTAGAAACCGATTCCCCAACCGTTGGTGTCCAGCCTTGAGAGACCGTCCGGCTTAAGGCGATCGCTTTTCGGATGTACGATGGCCCTTCCGGGCCGTCGCCCGTGGGGCTCTGCGCGACGACCTAGAAAGGACGTCGTACACCCCTCCGACAACCACCTCTCACCCATTCGGTCAGATTCTCCCCTTCTCTCGTTAACCAGCTTGCTTGTCGATTTGTGGGGGAGAGGCGTGCCCGTGCATCGATTAGAAATCCGGTAGTCATAAAATTGAAATCCCTCGGCGTCACCCAGGCCACGAGGATCGGCTAAAGCCTAGACACCAACACGTATGCTCGATGCCCCATTTCGACCTCGAAATGGGGCACCAACGTGTCGTCACAGGATTTTCATCAGTCTAACCGTCGTCCAGGCCATTTTTCTGGCGGAGTGATTCAACTGGCGCAATGGTGGGGCAAATTGATTTACAATCGTTGTCGGACTTTAATCGCGGATCGAAACCTGCATGTCAGCCGACCTCCCGGATGCACCGATGAAACACTTCTCTTTGTTCCTTGCGCTGACCGCGATTTCCAGTCTCTGGTTCGGCGTTGGCGTTTCGAGTTTAAGGGCCGATGCCCCACGCCCCAACATTCTGTACTTCTATGTCGATGACATGGGCTGGGGGTCGATCGGACCGAACGGCCAAGCCGATCGCCGTGCCAAGGGTTTGGCTTCGGTGCGCACGCCGAACCTGGATCAACTCGCCGCCCACGGATTGAACTTCACACGCGGCTATGGATGCCACGTATGTTCCCCCGCCCGATCGTCCCAGCAATCGGGGTTCCACCAAGGCCACACGTTCGCCGATCGCAATGATCCCAACAACGCCAAAAAGGCGATGCGGGCGGACGATATTTTGATGGGAGATGCGTTGTCGGCAGCCGGCTACGTGACGGGATACTGGGGGAAATGGGGATACGGAGGCTCCAAGGACCAAGCCAATCCCGTCATCGACAACGTGCAAACGCTGCCGACCTCGCACGGATACCGACACGTTCTTGCCGAACTGCACCACGTCCGGGCGCACACGTTTTTTCAACCGACCTTGTGGAACGCGCCCGCATCACCCGGTGCCGTCGGCGGCATCGAGCTGATCCCGAACTCAATGGCCCGCTACCAAGGTCGCGCGAACTATCCGAACACGCCGGCCCTGCAAGATCACCCCGACTATCCCAAGACCGCGTACTGCGACGACTGCTACGCCTTTGCCGCGTTAGACTTCGTCCGCGACCAGGCAAACAACTACAATCGATCCGGCCAACCGTTCTTTGGCTTGCTGGCCGTGCAAATCCCCCATGCCCCGTTCGGTGAAATCGAACGCCTGCCAGACTGGGACCATGCCTACGCCAACGATCCGCACTACGCCAACCTTGCCGACCAAACCCGGCAGTGGGCGGCGATGGTCACCCGCATCGACGCACACTTCGGCAACATCCTGGCGGCATTGGAAGACCCGAACAACGACGGCGACACATCCGATTCGATTGCCGACAACACGCTGGTGATCTTTCAAAGCGATAACGGTGGCCCCGGCGGCAAGAACCTTGTCGAACTCGACGCCAACGGCGGGCTGCGCGGGACCAAGGGCAGCATTCAAGAAGGCGGCATCCGCGTGCCGTTGCTGATGCGTTGGCCGGCGATGATTCATGACCAATCGATTCTGAAAGCTGGCACCGATGTCGATCGTGTCGTCGACGTGACCGACCTGCTGCCAACCTTCTGTGAACTCGCCGGCGCCAAGCCGCCGCTGGGCATCGATGGCGTGTCCCTGGCGCCGACGCTGACCGGCCGGGGCCAACAACGCACACGCGACTTCATCATCCACGAAGCCGGCAACGGGCAATCCATCATCCGTGGCAATCTGAAACTGGTTCGCACCAAAAAGGGCTTCCAACTCTACGACCTTGATGCGGATCACGCCGAAGCCAACGACATCGCCGCGGCGCATCCCGAACTGGTCCAAGAACTCGAAACGCTGTTGCTGGGCGAACGGGTCGATGAGCCTCGTGGATTCGCCAACACCTATCACCATTGGACGGGGAAAGACGGAGCGTCGACGTCCGACGCGGCCAACTGGTCCGACTATCGCTACGCCAACGCGGGCGTCACGTACATGACCGACGATGGTGCTCCGCAATTGTCCTGGACCGCTCGCATCGACAACAACGGCGATCGTCCCAACATCGCCCGCGCCGATCAGGACTTGCAGTTTCTGGGGCTGCAGATCCGCGGCGGAGATTCAAAGAACGCAGCCCAGTCGTTGGAGTTGGGGCGGGACGTGAACCTGACCGGACGCAACGAAATTCGAATCGCAGCCGGCGGATCGTTGACGCTCAATCAAGGCACGCTCTCGACGCTGCGTTGGATCGAAGTCTTGCCCGACGGCACACTCACCGGGGCCGGCACGATCGATGGCACGCTCTACAATGACGGTCTGGTCAACCTGGTCGGAACCGAACGCCCGCAATTGAGCATCCACGCTGACTATCACCAATTGCAGCACGGCACGCTCCGCGTCGCCGATATCGGGCAAAACCACGCACCGGTGCAGATCCATGGGACCGCGACCTTGGCAGGCGAATTGGTCGTGACGACCGGCAACGGATTCAAGCCGATTCCTGGGCAAACCTACACCGTCATGGCGGCCAACCGAATCGTCGGCTCCTTCAGTAACCCGGACGGCGAAGTCGTGGCCGCCGACGGAACGCGTTTCACGATCGTGTATGACGAAGACCACGTCTCGCTGCGCTGTCATTGATCCAACCCCCGAACGAACAACAGGAGTTTCACGGCCATGTCCGATGGATCGATTGAAGACGCGCTGAAGATCACGCTGGAGGATTACCGGCTGACCCGTGGTGAAAAGCGGGCGCTCGCGAAAGTGGTTGAAAAATTTGCTGACGATGACCGGCAACTGGCGTATGCCCGCAACTTCGCCTTTCAGTTGGTACGCGATCAACTCGGCGGCCCCAACGATGCGGAACTGATCGACTGGCTGGAAAACGCCCTGAAGGTCCTGGTGCCCAGGGAGTCAGCCGGCGATCGCGAGATCCGATCCGAGGCGTTCTTCAGTCCGGATGACGCCTGCGTCGGCAAGATCAACCGGTTGTTCACCTCGTCGCGCAAGGCGGTGGACGTCTGTGTGTTCACAATCACCGACGACCGGATCAAAAACGCGATCCTCGCCGCGCACCGACGCGGCGTCGCCATCCGAATCATTTCCGACAACGACAAATCGACCGACCTGGGTTCCGATATCGACCAATTGGCACGTCTGGGAGTCCCCGTCCGCGTCGACCGGACGGACTATCACATGCACCACAAGTTCGCCATCTTCGACAAGCGACAACTGTTGACGGGAAGCTACAACTGGACGCGAAGCGCGGCGAAGTACAACGAGGAAAACTTCATCGTCACCGGCGACACGGCGCTGCTGGGGGCGTTTCGCAGGGCGTTCGATGAGCTTTGGGAGGAGTTGGGGCGGTAGCGGGGGGAGGTGGGGAAGAGGTGTGGCAGAATGATACGGGGCAGAATGATGAAGACAGGGGGAGAGGGAGACAAGGAGACAAGGAGACAAGGAGACAAGGAGTTAGGGTGGAGCAACAGATCGAAACAACATCATTCTGCCACCCCATCATTCTGCCACCCCATCATTCTGCCACCCCATCATTCTGCCACCCCATCATTCTGCCACCCCATCATTCTGCCACCCCATCATTCTGCCACCCCATCATTCTGCCACCCCATCATTCTGCCACCCCATCATTCTGCCACCCCATCATTCTGCCACCCCATCATTCTGCCACCCCATCATTCTGCCACCCCATCATTCTGCCTTCTCATCGTTTTGCCCCCATCGTTTTGCCCCCATCGTTTTGCCCCCATCGTTTTGCCCCCATCGTTTTGCCCCCATCACGCCTCGTCACTCCCCTTTGTAGCCTCGCCACATCCAGACCAGTGTATCGGCGAGGGTGTGTTCGAAGACGCGGCGGTCGCAGTGTCGTGAGGCGCGGCTGAAGACGAATCGATAGTCGTAGCCTTTGGTTTTTAGCGCCGCGGCGGTCCGTCGATTGGCCATCACCCAGTTGTGATAGGTTTCTTCGGGATCGTTCGCCCGATTGTCGTTTTCGGCGACGTGGGTGAAGATCCGCAGCGGTTTCTTTTCACTGTTCTGGATCAACTTCAGGCCCGAGTGATACTCCCAGGCGCCCAGCGGGTACTCGGCTTCTTCGGCCGCATCGTGGTCTTGCTGGTCGACGAAGGTGCCCGAATACGTGATCAGACGGCGGAACAGATCGGGACGGAACCAGCCCATCGTCAGTGCCGCCGCGCCGCCGCTGCTGCATCCCATCACCGCTTTGCCCCAGGGGTTCTCCGTGAAGGCGATGTTCGGATAGGCCGCTTTGATTTCCGGGTGGTTGAGCACCGCCGGCAACACTTCATCGTTGATGAAACGGGCCAGACGGTCCGACATCGTGTCGTACTCCAGGCCTCGTTGGCTGCCATAACTATCGTTGCCACCGTTTTGCACGGCGATCGCGATGAAAGCGGGAAGCCGACGATCGGGATCCTTGGAAATCGTCAAGTTGTCCAGGGCATGGCGGACCAGATCCAGGCGACTGGGGCCATCATGCGTGACCAGGATCGGGGCCTTGGTGCCGTCGCGATACGCATCCGGAACGTAGACCCAGATCTTCCGCTCAGTTCGTACCGGCTTCTTCGGGTCCAGGGTTTTGTCGTCACCGCGAAAGATCTTGCTGTCGGCCAAACGCATCGAAAACTCGAACAGCTTGCCTTTGGGATTGCCGCGATCGGTCAAGTCGGGATCGATGCGGTAGTCGGGACCGATCGTGTAATCGCCGTTGCCTTCGGTCCCCGGATTCTCACGGTAGTCTTCGGCCAAGCCGGGCTTCGGGAGTGCGATGGACGCCAGCAGAAAAAACAGGAAAGCGGGGACGGACGTGACGTGAATGCTCGTTTGTGATTTCATGTTTCAGGGGAGATTCTCAAGGATGGGATCGGGGAGTCAAACTTGCTTGCGGGTCGAATGTAACGTTGAACCATTCACTCTGTTTGCCCAGGCAGTGATCCATTGCCGATTTTTTTTGGGGGGCAGGCGCAAGAGAATGTGCAAGAAGCGTCAAGCGAGGGCAAAACGACAGGGGCAAAACGATGTTGTGGCAGAATGATGTTGTGGCAAAACGATGTTGTGGCAGAATGATGTTGTGGCAAAACGATGTTGTGGCAGAATGATGTTGTGGTAGCGACGCCTCCAGGGGACCTGTTCCGCTCGATTGCGCCACTCAACTCCCTCTCTCCTTGTCTCCCTCTCTCCTTGTCTCCTTGTCTCCTTGCCCCCATCGTTCTGCCCCACGACAACATCCCTGCATCTTCAACCTCCCCCATCCCGATCCTTTCCGAGCGGATGTTTCTCCGGGTCGACGATTTCCTGAAACCCATTGAGCACGACGGGCACGCTTTGGTGAAAGCAAACGACGTTCAGGGACGCGATGTTGCCGAAGATGTTTTCCCGATCACCGAAGAAGTTGTCGTCGCTGAACAGCGGAGGTGTGTGCCACCAGAGCCGATAGCCCAGTTCCATGATCAGCCGAATCAGCGGTTCGGACTGCTCGACGCGGTCATTCTCGACGTACAGCACCGGTTTAAAACGCTCGATACTTCCGCGGGCCCCCCGCAGCACCGCTTCTTCCATCCCCTCGACATCGATCTTGATCAGGTTCAGTCGGGGGAAGCGAAAAACATCGTCAAATCGTTTCACCTGCACGGGCGTCCCTTGGCGATACCGCGTGCTCAGCGAGAAACCGCCGAAGTTGCCTTCTTGTTCGTAGCGAATGTCGGGCACCACCGTGGTGGCGGGATCGGCCCCGAGCCCACAGTGGAACGGGTCCACGTGGGTCAATCCATTCAGGGCCAGATTGGCGCACAGATTCTGAAACACGACCGGTTGCGGTTCGAACGCGAGGATCCGCCCCTGCCGCTGGACCTGCTGTGCCAGTCCGACGGTGTGGGAACCGATGTTCGCACCGATTTCCGCCACGACGTCGCCCGGTTTGACGATTTGTCGAAACAGTTTCATTTCGCCTGGTGAGAACTCGCCGTATTTGATCAACGATCGACCGATATACATGTCATTGGCATTGACCAGGAACCAGCCGTCGCGGCCTTTGACCAATTGGTTCCAGTGGCCCAGATCTGTGACTCGTTCCATTTTCGCTATCCTCTGGTGGTCGCCGTCGAACCGGAGATTGATCTTTTACGTATTTCCGTCTGTAATACCGTTTCAGGCCGTCCGGTCAGGATGCCGGCCGAAGTGACATGCACCGTTTTCACTGCAAATTTTCATTGCGGATTTCACTGCGGAGACCATGAACGCACCCCAAATCGACGAACAGATTGCCAAGTACTCACAGATGTGCAACCGGCTGGCGGAC
Encoded here:
- a CDS encoding sulfatase translates to MSSHHLLCRTARLALLATATLLTPILSPALLMAESTNRPNIVYIMADDLGWSDVGYNGATFYETPNIDALCASGMEFTSAYPGAANCMPSRACIMSGMYVSRTQMWTPGMRAKGDSSKMKFLVPRNKDKKGDGVFPSKGALPPSVVSIVEVLHDAGYKTAHFGKWHLGPDGQGFDVNDTNGLGAGLGQKFYGNIDVAENLTNAACEFIDQNRSNPFFIYLCHWDVHSPIRARKEVVAKYEKKLESRDWDRKWNPTYAAMIEAVDTSVGRIREKLQQQGLAENTLFMFTSDNGGASGVTWCEPLKGAKGAFYEGGIRVPACVSWPGVVEPGSTCDTPITGVDLMPTFADLAGATLPTTQVVDGKSWLPLLSGQSLPERNIFWHYPLYLSGAGYNQVIPVFGTEQMVWRATPCSVIRRGNWKLIQFFEDDSVQLFNLRSDLGEQHDLSKSNPEKAAQMLEHLRQWQSDTQAVIPTKLNPDFGKSSGGRRSAPNKNR
- a CDS encoding YdeI/OmpD-associated family protein, whose translation is MKRFKTVDEFIAGSESWQDELKRLREILRSTELDETVKWGAPCYTYEGKNLVGIGAFQSYFGLWFFQGGLLSDPEGVLINAQDGKTKAMRQWRLTSMKEIKPRTIKAYVKEATQLQIEGHEIKPVRGKPVTIPPELKAALARNKTARTAFDQLTPGKQREYADYIADAKRDTTKASRLEKILPMIAQGKGLNDKYR
- a CDS encoding sulfatase-like hydrolase/transferase, producing MKHFSLFLALTAISSLWFGVGVSSLRADAPRPNILYFYVDDMGWGSIGPNGQADRRAKGLASVRTPNLDQLAAHGLNFTRGYGCHVCSPARSSQQSGFHQGHTFADRNDPNNAKKAMRADDILMGDALSAAGYVTGYWGKWGYGGSKDQANPVIDNVQTLPTSHGYRHVLAELHHVRAHTFFQPTLWNAPASPGAVGGIELIPNSMARYQGRANYPNTPALQDHPDYPKTAYCDDCYAFAALDFVRDQANNYNRSGQPFFGLLAVQIPHAPFGEIERLPDWDHAYANDPHYANLADQTRQWAAMVTRIDAHFGNILAALEDPNNDGDTSDSIADNTLVIFQSDNGGPGGKNLVELDANGGLRGTKGSIQEGGIRVPLLMRWPAMIHDQSILKAGTDVDRVVDVTDLLPTFCELAGAKPPLGIDGVSLAPTLTGRGQQRTRDFIIHEAGNGQSIIRGNLKLVRTKKGFQLYDLDADHAEANDIAAAHPELVQELETLLLGERVDEPRGFANTYHHWTGKDGASTSDAANWSDYRYANAGVTYMTDDGAPQLSWTARIDNNGDRPNIARADQDLQFLGLQIRGGDSKNAAQSLELGRDVNLTGRNEIRIAAGGSLTLNQGTLSTLRWIEVLPDGTLTGAGTIDGTLYNDGLVNLVGTERPQLSIHADYHQLQHGTLRVADIGQNHAPVQIHGTATLAGELVVTTGNGFKPIPGQTYTVMAANRIVGSFSNPDGEVVAADGTRFTIVYDEDHVSLRCH
- a CDS encoding phospholipase D-like domain-containing protein gives rise to the protein MSDGSIEDALKITLEDYRLTRGEKRALAKVVEKFADDDRQLAYARNFAFQLVRDQLGGPNDAELIDWLENALKVLVPRESAGDREIRSEAFFSPDDACVGKINRLFTSSRKAVDVCVFTITDDRIKNAILAAHRRGVAIRIISDNDKSTDLGSDIDQLARLGVPVRVDRTDYHMHHKFAIFDKRQLLTGSYNWTRSAAKYNEENFIVTGDTALLGAFRRAFDELWEELGR
- a CDS encoding alpha/beta hydrolase; the protein is MKSQTSIHVTSVPAFLFFLLASIALPKPGLAEDYRENPGTEGNGDYTIGPDYRIDPDLTDRGNPKGKLFEFSMRLADSKIFRGDDKTLDPKKPVRTERKIWVYVPDAYRDGTKAPILVTHDGPSRLDLVRHALDNLTISKDPDRRLPAFIAIAVQNGGNDSYGSQRGLEYDTMSDRLARFINDEVLPAVLNHPEIKAAYPNIAFTENPWGKAVMGCSSGGAAALTMGWFRPDLFRRLITYSGTFVDQQDHDAAEEAEYPLGAWEYHSGLKLIQNSEKKPLRIFTHVAENDNRANDPEETYHNWVMANRRTAAALKTKGYDYRFVFSRASRHCDRRVFEHTLADTLVWMWRGYKGE
- a CDS encoding FkbM family methyltransferase — translated: MERVTDLGHWNQLVKGRDGWFLVNANDMYIGRSLIKYGEFSPGEMKLFRQIVKPGDVVAEIGANIGSHTVGLAQQVQRQGRILAFEPQPVVFQNLCANLALNGLTHVDPFHCGLGADPATTVVPDIRYEQEGNFGGFSLSTRYRQGTPVQVKRFDDVFRFPRLNLIKIDVEGMEEAVLRGARGSIERFKPVLYVENDRVEQSEPLIRLIMELGYRLWWHTPPLFSDDNFFGDRENIFGNIASLNVVCFHQSVPVVLNGFQEIVDPEKHPLGKDRDGGG